The nucleotide sequence tgcggcagtttcatttcttttatattcttctttttttttttgcaaacgGCAAACGGCACGTGGAGTGCACATCTGGCAACCCACACCCATGAAAATAATATGCAAAACACATGCATATACGTACGACGCTCATGTGTTTGACTTTGTGTACTTAAAGCTGTCGGGGTTTTAGAAGGTTTGAAACCCCCGCCTCGAATGCCATATCCTGTTGGCTGCTTCCGCCGCACTTTTGGGGCGTTAATGCAAAACACGATTGGATAAAAACTGAACAAAGCCTGGTCTTTCGTGGTACACTATAAGCGGTCCATGCGGCGTATGAGTGACGCAGGACGCGTACCCTGAGGCACGAAGCACCACATTGTACATAGTTTCCTAGCAACTGTCTGCGAGGAAGTCAACTGAAAGTGCCACACAGGAAGCCTCTATCTCTTGTGAAGATTATAACTTTTTACAGGATGGAAGGAAGTATGTTTTTAGCTCATTTCTGATTACTATGCTTTGGTAACGGTTTCTTTAGAATaacctttttattttatttttaaatcaaatttaaaagcCAAGGTTCTACTATATGTTTGAAAGTTGATTTTTGTATGCAACACTATTTGAATATATTGTCTTTTTAAAATACTTCTGCCAAACCAAAACCTCCACAAAGTCACATTTCTTTCCTGACATATCTCCGTCACATTTCAAGCGATTCAACCTCCATCAAAATGGATTCATAGTGCCATATGACCATAAATTCAACTCGCTCTCACATTTTCCGATAGAATGATGGATGTACAGATGGCTAGATATTGGAGGGCTCACAACAAGAAAACGCTTTTTACCAGGCACGTTTCGCCGAGCCTTAGTTTCGTTTCCCCGCACTGtgcacttttcttttttttcagatattttcctttttatttgatttttgtgcGTTATAAAGTGCAGGAATTGTTGGCCATATCCGTCATGTGAAACGATGGCGGCATTTGAGTGAGGCCTGTCTCTGTCCTACactcaatttgaatttcaatttcgaagCACTTGTTACTAAACAGTCTTTCAACACACTTGTAGTTTTTATATCTCAGCTTGAAAACTTAAAGGCAAAGTTTGcctaatgaaaaaaaaaaacttgaccTACACACCGCCGGAAAACTCATTTCCCTCTTAGGCGACCCTCTTTTAGCATTTCCTGCTTTGCATATTTCGAATGTGGgaaatatcaaattaaaacTGGGAGGGCAAATTGTAATTTGAAACAAATTCCTGCTTGAAATGAAACATGCAGGACTCAGAGGAAAATACAGACAACAGTTCCAAAAAGAAACGAGAAAACAAGTTTTTACGAAAGaagaacacacacatacacgcagACACGCACAGTTACAGGGGAAATGGAGAGGACTCGagtgttggtgttgttgtggcgcaaaaaagaaagaaaaactcaTAAGAGGCAAACAACGAAAATCGCAGCAAAAAGTTAGTAATTTAATAAGAGTACGAATGTGTGGGTGACTGTTCGAGTTTGTGTGTTCGCAAGAGAACTACCAGTGTTGTAAAGTTGTAAaactttcacttttatttacccaaaaaaacaaaaaaaaaaacttgttcaaaaatatgggGAGCTGAGTGTTAGAGTGCAGCAAAGTGCAAGGATGCAATGAgagcatttttttgtttttgttcttgttggggaattatttttgaaagggCTGGTGGAGAGTGTTATACATCAGAGTGTGGGAGGTGTTATATAACgacatttaaaacatttagaAAGAGATAGTGAAATGTAGAGCCATATGTGGGGGTGCACTAaaagcatttttgttttgggatTTCATGATTTTCacattacaaataaattagcTAAAAATTGTTTACCATAGTCTAATCCGTGGTCGTAGTATTGGCCTGATATTTCGTTACATATTTGGTTGTTTTAGTCGAgatagtagtagtagtagtagtagtagatATAGAAGTGGATGGGGTTTGTTGTTGAtcgacacgcacacacaaacgaatcgaatcgaaattgTATATGAAATAGAACAAACATAGGTGTTCGGGGGGCAGTCGGGGAGGAAGGAGAAGAgaacaaattgttttgttatAGAAAATAGTTTGCgtaacaataaaaacataacaagTACAAAAGGTTTGGAGGTATACTATTTTTTTGGTGAGCTTTTCTTCGGTTCAAAGTTAACAGTAGGCAAAAAGTTGTGATTATTCTAGAGAGAGACAAACGAAACTCTCTGTGGGAAGTTGAACAAACTTTAGTTGGGTGTTTGAATAAAAAACTACCAAAAAACGTTGGGAACTTGAGGGCGATTAAGGTCGTAACAGGTCAACGGGGAGTTAAGTGAAATGGTTTAAAATTATTCTACTTATAAGGGCAATTACGCTGTTTATGCTTTCCCGAGGGATATGTTCTTGGTTCGAGGCATAAATAGCATATAGCACCCAGCTTCATTTGGTAATAACATTTAGTACTCACTTGAGCGAATAGTTATTGCCCGCCGCATCCTGGCGAACGACCAGCGGTCGTTGGTTGGCGGATTGTTGGGCCGCAGCTGCGGCAGCTGCCGCCATCGAGCCAATACCGCCATTGCTGTTTGCCATGGCCGCTGCCGTTGCCGCACTTCCCGCTCCATGTTCCTGGGTGGGCGTGACCGGCGTGGAGGCGGAAGCGGGCTGCATACCGCCCTTCTTCTTCAGCGCCGACTTGAGAGGAACTGCATTTGGTTTGGGCTCTTTGGCTGGAATTTCCTCGACGCGTTGCGTGTCCATCATGCGCACATGGTTGCCACCATACGGGGCGTACTCATCGTCCGAGTCAAGCTCATCCTGATCGGGATCGTTATCTGTGCGCGGAAAAAGTGTGAAATTACTAACTAATTACTAACATGTGAAATTTAATGGAATACGGTTGGGGTCGGGAAAGGGGACTACTAGCTATGGGGGTGTTGATATCAATTTGCTGCTAAGCCAATTTAATACTCGGAAAGCAAGATATATCAAAGGTATAATTTTTTGCATGAACATTGTCAAATCAACTGATTTTCAACCTCCCCAACTAGCATACATTATGAAGTGCGCGATTTTGTTAATGAGCTGAGGTTTGGCTAATCTAGAAGGGTGTATGGTTCCCGGGTGGGGGATTTTTGGTTGGGTTTCGGTTCGGGTAGGGGCGGGAATTACCATCGTAGTCGTAGTCCTGCTGATAATCCTGATCGTTGACGGCCCCTGGCCCGTGCGGTCGTCCTGCGATGAGCGTGGGACTCGGAGTGGAGAACATCGGGGGCGGTGGGATCGGTCCGATCTCCGACAGCGGAATCGGCGGCTCCGGCAGTTCGCTGAGCATTACGCCCGGCGGTAGTTTGCCACCCGGATACGGGGGCGGAGTGCTGCCCGGCGGACCACCCACCATTTTTCCATCTTCGCCATCTGATTAAGATCAATTAAAACATTGGTTCGCAATCGTATttcggtatttttttttgtagttcaGCGGAGAGAGGAGAGGAAGTAGAGTAGATAGAAAAGATGGATAGATATAGAAAGAAAGTCAGAAAAGAAAGTGAGTGAGCAGCTCTTCCTCAAATCTAGCCAATGTGTCTGTGAGacgtgtgcatgtgtgcgtgggtgAGTGACTGTTTAGGTGTGTGCGTGgtggtgtgggtgtgtgggttAAGTGGGCGATTGGGCAAGGGAAATCTGGTTCACAAGCCATTTAGATCAGAGAAGCAAGTTTAGAAAGAAACTATCAATAAGTATTGAAATCTAAACTAATATACTTTGTATTATACTTTGGCACATTATGTACTAAATCATTATGAAAACATCTCTAAAGTATATATGTTAATTTATGTTCGGCCTAGTTATTTCGTTCTTCAAATTCCCTTGCCCTTTTGCGCCCTTATGCCTTATTATCTAATGACTGGAAAAGCGCTTTTCAAGGATGCTTTTGATGCACTTACACATGTGCTCGTTGTGATAGCAGATGTTGACCCCGCGACGGGTCAGCTTATTGGCGCCGGCGAGCGTGTTGGGCCGCTCCATCTTGCCACTCCCGTCCACCTGGTGATGGCCACCGCCTCCGGGGGGCGGCAGCATCGAGCCCTGGCAGGTGGGCTGCTCGATGTTGGGCGTGGATATTGTGCCATTGCCtccgtgttgttgttgttgtgcatcAGTCTTGTCTTTTCTTGGTTCTGCAAAAATACATAAGATAAGAGAAAGGGCCAAATGAGTGGGGAGAGCACTAATTTATGGCTTAAAGTAGCCCACACAATCCACTTGGCAGCTGATATACGTATGCATGTATGTGCACTTGACAAGCTTTTACTTTAATTGTCGTGTGTGCTGGTCAGAGAGGCTTTTGGTCCGTGGGTCCCCACTTGGCGGTGAGTCCTTTGGGCAGTCGGAAAATTGCCTGGCGGACAGCTGCACGTGCAACCACTTCACTGGCCACAAAGCTCTCTTATGCACCGAGAGAAGAGAAGTGCAACATTAACTTTCTCATTTAAAACTAGTTTGCACTTGAAtgtattttacttttcttcCTTTGGTAATATTCCAAAATGTCCTCTTTTTTCCCCAGTGCACACATGTCCCTGCACTCTTTTTCTCGCTTCTGTTCACTTTCTCCGTGCTCGagtgtaatatttttaattgttgttaAAGGCTTAAGCGCTGCCAACTCCGCCGGGTCAAATTGTGGCAAGGACTTTGGTCCTTCCCCGGGCTAACATGGCGGATGCGCATTATTTTTTCGTTAAATTTAAGTGAAAGGTAAAGAGAAAGAGATATATATGGGCGAAACAAGCCTCAAACCGACCGGAAATTGCCCGAGTCCCAAGTTTCTCGTACCACTTTATATTTAGAAATTATCCCACCACAAGAACCGAGGAAAACATCTTATTTTGCGCACTATTAGCGCAAAGATCAcgcaattaaaattccaaCCTTAATAGACATCTAAAGAAGATCGCTTACAGAAGCAATTAAGGAGAAATTCCAAATACGTTTCGCTGATCGGTTGACAGACAGCCAAAGAAGAACCGTCGAAAAACCTGCGCAATTCCCACACAAAAATATACTGATGGTCTAAACAGTGATGAAAATATCGCTCACGATTAATTGGCGGTTCAGACtagcaaattaatttgaaattttcaaCAAGTTGCGTGGCATAAACAAGCCGCGGCAGTGAATAATCCATTgaatattaaatgcaaatgtgcAAAGAAAAACTCGAATTGCATACCAGCTGGGTTAATCGCAcgtaaataaatatcaaagcgGCTGTAAATACGCAGCGCAAATTACCCGTAGGCGGAAATACTATATGGTTCACCCAGGAGGCGTGGCAATCGTCAGCACCTCGGCAAACTATTCGAAACAGATACGAATTCCACTGGCAGATTGCCAGCCTCCGAAAGACTTGACGTGTTTGcctaaatatgtttttaaacaAAGCGTATTTttctcgtttcgttttttgtttgacGCGCTGAGCTGAagtaatgaaattatttttcgCATCAAGTTCAAAACATCCagagaaaaaatgaaaagtataAATCTGATGGCTGTCTAAAGAAAAACCGCAAATGAAAATTCCTTGACTTTGACATAGGTGAAAAAGTCGCTAAACGATGAATTATCTAATTGCAAATCTTATTATTGAGCAATGGAATTTGAGGCCTGTCAAATGGCAGACCGCTGATGAAATAGCCTTGACTTTGACATAGGTGAAAATGTTGTGTGCTGCACACT is from Drosophila melanogaster chromosome 3L and encodes:
- the CG32264 gene encoding uncharacterized protein, isoform J — its product is MMGYIMGCACFKEPRKDKTDAQQQQHGGNGTISTPNIEQPTCQGSMLPPPGGGGHHQVDGSGKMERPNTLAGANKLTRRGVNICYHNEHMYGEDGKMVGGPPGSTPPPYPGGKLPPGVMLSELPEPPIPLSEIGPIPPPPMFSTPSPTLIAGRPHGPGAVNDQDYQQDYDYDDNDPDQDELDSDDEYAPYGGNHVRMMDTQRVEEIPAKEPKPNAVPLKSALKKKGGMQPASASTPVTPTQEHGAGSAATAAAMANSNGGIGSMAAAAAAAAQQSANQRPLVVRQDAAGNNYSLNRQQMFNIQLPCTVENKENARPFVIRESSSDSDDSDGHIVYRDEDNDNTRLAKLARKESLSLKLQLRPDKQDLINRNILHQVNDNELKESKEAIGARLIRRLSMRPTAEELVERNILKTQSPAEEKKQKEEKKSYLLRKLSFRPTVEELKEKKIIRFNDYIEVTQAHDYDRRADKPWTRLTPKDKAAIRKELNEFKSSEMAVHEGSRHLTRFHRP
- the CG32264 gene encoding uncharacterized protein, isoform G — encoded protein: MLPPPGGGGHHQVDGSGKMERPNTLAGANKLTRRGVNICYHNEHMYGEDGKMVGGPPGSTPPPYPGGKLPPGVMLSELPEPPIPLSEIGPIPPPPMFSTPSPTLIAGRPHGPGAVNDQDYQQDYDYDDNDPDQDELDSDDEYAPYGGNHVRMMDTQRVEEIPAKEPKPNAVPLKSALKKKGGMQPASASTPVTPTQEHGAGSAATAAAMANSNGGIGSMAAAAAAAAQQSANQRPLVVRQDAAGNNYSLNRQQMFNIQLPCTVENKENARPFVIRESSSDSDDSDGHIVYRDEDNDNTRLAKLARKESLSLKLQLRPDKQDLINRNILHQVNDNELKESKEAIGARLIRRLSMRPTAEELVERNILKTQSPAEEKKQKEEKKSYLLRKLSFRPTVEELKEKKIIRFNDYIEVTQAHDYDRRADKPWTRLTPKDKAAIRKELNEFKSSEMAVHEGSRHLTRFHRP